ATTAGCACTGCGCGAGTAATTAGCCAGCACGGTTTATCTCCATGTCGGCTAACCATTCACCTACCGCATTTATGCTTTCTTTTGCTGTCATATCAACACTTAATGGCGTTACTGATGCAAAGCCATTGTTGATAGCATAAAAGTCAGTGCCTTCGCCTGCATCGCTTTCTGTTCCCAACGAGCCATACCAAAAAATATCGCGGCCCCATGGGTCGGTTTGCTTAGTCATGGTTTCTGCTTTATGACGAGCACCTAATCGCGTTACTTGTACGCCTTTTAATTCACTTAATGGAATATCAGGCACATTCACATTTATAATTTGATCTTTAGGCAGCGGGTGCGAGGCAAGGCCTTTAATTATATTTACAGTAACCGCAGCAGCTGTTTCAAAATGTTCACCATGGTGCGAACAAAGCGATACTGCAATAGCGGGTAAACCTAAATGGCGGCCTTCGGTTGCAGCAGCAACTGTGCCAGAATAAAGGGTATCGTCGCCT
The sequence above is drawn from the Pseudoalteromonas espejiana DSM 9414 genome and encodes:
- the surE gene encoding 5'/3'-nucleotidase SurE, with the translated sequence MKILLSNDDGVNAKGIAVLYQALTQIADVTLVAPDRNCSGASNSLTLINPLRATTLENGFISVNGTPTDCVHLGVNQLVDETPDLVVAGINHGANLGDDTLYSGTVAAATEGRHLGLPAIAVSLCSHHGEHFETAAAVTVNIIKGLASHPLPKDQIINVNVPDIPLSELKGVQVTRLGARHKAETMTKQTDPWGRDIFWYGSLGTESDAGEGTDFYAINNGFASVTPLSVDMTAKESINAVGEWLADMEINRAG